TGTAGCTTACCCAAATTTTAGTCATAATTTCTGGAGTGGCAGAAAATCGGGATAAAATTATCAACTACCAGACTTGACGTTTTACGCAACCTATCGTTACGACTATTGAAACTTTGCGTTCTTTGCTGACTAAGATCTTAAGTAAATTGGGTTACGAGGAACACACCCTAATGGTGTGGCAATAATAGCAAAAAATGTAAATTTAAGAAAAACTAAAATACAAAAAAAGGCAAAAATCAAAAGATATTATTTTGATTTTGCCTTCTATTTTTAGGTAATAGATGTGTTAGTTAATCTAAAAATATTCTTTATACAAATCTAGACTGGTAATCCTGGTAGTCCTCGCAAATTGCGTAAAGCGCTAACGCAAGCCGGGCAATCGCAACCAAATAATTGGATGGCAGCATTACTTTCTTCATCAGTAAATTCTAGTTTGGCAGGATCGCTGGGTGTGCCTTGATTTGAGGCAACAACTTGTGTTGAATTAGAAGCAATAGGAGTACTCTTGCTCCGCCGAATACAGACTAAAGGTGTGGGATACGCGCCGTGTGGAGAATGTACGCAAGCACGACCATCTGGAGTATAAATTACTTCAGTTGAGCGCAGAGATGCATGAGCAGGCTGTGTCAGCATCACCATAGACAGCATAGATGTAAATACTGTTGGGGTGGAGAGCAAATGCAACAGAAATTTTTTGTTCATATTATCGAGAGCCTTTTTCAATTAAGTAAAACTAAACGAGTAAGTTTGTAGCATCATTTTTGATAAATCTTTTAGGTTTTTATCCAAGACTTTTTAACACTTGGCAGTTAAACCTAAAAGATTTAAGAAGGATTTTACCAGAAGCAATTTATCAAATATATATCTGTGGAAGTATTATCTATATGAAATTGGTATGTCATTTGTGTGTCGCTCATGACACATAGTTAAAACAATGAATTCAGGTAGGGTTATTGGGTTTGGGAAAACATACAGTTCTCATTAAATAATGACTTTAATAAGTTAAATTTCAAAATCTGAGAAATTATCCCATTTCTCTAAATTCTGAGTCCAGATAATTCTCCGCCCTGCTCCCTGCCCCCTATGTGTAGCCTTATTTTGGAGAATCGGTATTATCCACCCCTAATCTCTTGCTATTTGGTAGTAAGAGTTGAGGTGGGTTGGATTTGATATTACAGCCAAGCGCGGTCATATTGAACTGGCCAGAGTTTCTCGTATCCTAACTGTTTAGCTGCCATGTGCGGCCAGTAAGGATTGCGAAGCAACTCACGTCCCAACAATACTATGTCAGCGCTTCCTGAACTAATAATTTGGTCTGCTTGTTCGGGAGAGGTAATTAAGCCTACGGCTCCTGTGTCAATATTCGCTTCACGACGGATGCGTTCGGCAAACTGAGTTTGATAACCTGGCTTGAGTGGTATGTTAATGCCTGGGATAATGCCACCGGAAGAGCAGTCAATCAAATCTACACCTAAAGACTTAAGTTTGTCACTTAAAGCGATACTTTGCTCAATATCCCAACCCTTGTCTACCCAATCTGTAGCAGAGAGGCGTACAAATAATGGATGTGTTTGTGGCCAAACTTCTCGCACGCCTTGAACGACTTCCCTCAGCAGCCGAGTACGGTTTTCAAAGCTACCACCATAATCATCTGTACGAGTGTTAGCTAGCGGTGAGAGGAACTGGTGCAGCAGATAACCGTGAGCAGCATGGATTTCAATTACTTTGAATCCAGCTTTTAAAGAACGTTGAGCAGCTTGGACAAAAGCATCGGTAACTTGTTGAATACCTTCAATGGTGAGGGCTTCTGGTATGGGGCTATCTTTGCTAAAAGCGATCGCACTACTGGAAACTAGAGGACGCCAACCTTCTTGAGATTCATCTAAGAACTTTCCGCCCTTGCTTGGTTTGGCTGTGCTGGCTTTTCTTCCTGCGTGAGCGAGTTGAATACCAGCAACCGCACCAAAGTTATGAATTAATTCCACAATCTGGGCTAAATTCTCAACGTGTTCGTCTAACCAAATTCCTAAATCTTGGGGGCTAATGCGTCCCCGCGGCTCTACGGCTGCTGCTTCTGTTAACACTAAACCAGAACCACCAACTGCACGCGAAGCTAGATGAACCTTGTGCCAGTCATTAGCATAACCATCGGTACTGGAATATTGACACATTGGTGAAACGGCAATGCGGTTGCGAAAGCTGACTTCACGAATACTATATGGTTCAAACAGGTGTGCCATTGGTATTGATTCCTTCTCTTGCTAGGTGAAAGAAATAAGTCAAAAAGTTACGCAGTAGACTTCGGTTACTGAAACATTTGTAGATGTTTTCCTAAACACACTTAATTTAGGCAGGAAAGCAACAATCACCAGGAATAATTTGAAAGCATAAACATGAATACACAGCTACACTCCACATCTATAAGTATCAGTAAAACAGTTAAGTTCGCCACAGATGAAGTTAGCCGTTATCCAAGACTTAGCCAATCAGCTTTTGACATTTGATACCCATCTGAAAATGTGGATTTAGTTTCAGAGTTCAGCTGTATGCATCTCTAAATCAATAATCAGCACTCCAGCTACTAACTCATGAAATGAGTCCCATATCATCAAAGTATGATAAAAGCTGAGAGTCAGAGAGAAATAGAGTATGTAACTGGAATACCCACCTTTTGTAGGGGTGATTCCTGAGAGGCAAGGCAATAGTAATTGCTCTAAATATTACTATAAATTATAAGCTATTACTGACTAGAATAAATCCAGCGATCGCTAGCTTTTCGATAGCTGGGTTTTTTACTACAATTATAATTATTTTGTTCTTCCCAAATATCGCCTTGTTCCATCTCTCGATTCACCAATAACTGTAATTTCTCTGGTAATCTAGCCCTGTAATCTAGCGACCAAAGTTCTATATCTAGTAATTCTCTCTCAATTTTCCCAAAAATCATTTGCTGACCCTTCCTTAGTCTTAGCATTTCTTCCTACTAGTTTTGTAAGTAGAATTTGTCCAAGTTTCATAGCTCAAGACATGGATGAATACCAAGAATTCAAGTCTTGCATATTCGTAATCTGTTCATAACTTATTTATAATTGCTATAATTTTTGAATTAACTTAAAACTTTTGGAAGTTTGAAATTATTAAAAAAATAAGTATTTGGATATGTAATGATATCAGTATGCTTGCAGTATGAAAAAATACAAATTCACCAAGGAAGCGATCGCATTTAAATTACAATCCTTTTATAGGGTTTTCTCGCAAACTTTATTACATCTAAGCCAGTAGCAATATATCTTCAGAGAAATAGTTATTTATGATTGGTAAGAAAATTCTTGTAGTTGACGACGATCCGCCAGTAAGGAACCTAATCCAACGGTTTTTAACTAAACTAAATTATCAAGTAGAAGCTGCCGCCGATGGAAAAACGGCAAGAGCTATATTCCAAAATTTTCATCCAGATCTAGTGATTTTAGATGTAACTTTACCAAACGAGAATATCTCCGATATCTGCGAAGAAATACAAGTTATCGGTGAAGCCTTTGTACTTCTGCTAACTAAAAATTTAGATGCAGGTATAAAGGCTGATGACTATCTCGCCAAGCCATTTGATTTAGGACAACTGGAAGCTAAAGTAACAAAGATTTTGCAGGGCAGAAATGATAATAACTGGGGTTAAGATGATATTTAG
The genomic region above belongs to Calothrix sp. NIES-2098 and contains:
- a CDS encoding two component transcriptional regulator codes for the protein MIGKKILVVDDDPPVRNLIQRFLTKLNYQVEAAADGKTARAIFQNFHPDLVILDVTLPNENISDICEEIQVIGEAFVLLLTKNLDAGIKADDYLAKPFDLGQLEAKVTKILQGRNDNNWG
- a CDS encoding flavin oxidoreductase/NADH oxidase → MAHLFEPYSIREVSFRNRIAVSPMCQYSSTDGYANDWHKVHLASRAVGGSGLVLTEAAAVEPRGRISPQDLGIWLDEHVENLAQIVELIHNFGAVAGIQLAHAGRKASTAKPSKGGKFLDESQEGWRPLVSSSAIAFSKDSPIPEALTIEGIQQVTDAFVQAAQRSLKAGFKVIEIHAAHGYLLHQFLSPLANTRTDDYGGSFENRTRLLREVVQGVREVWPQTHPLFVRLSATDWVDKGWDIEQSIALSDKLKSLGVDLIDCSSGGIIPGINIPLKPGYQTQFAERIRREANIDTGAVGLITSPEQADQIISSGSADIVLLGRELLRNPYWPHMAAKQLGYEKLWPVQYDRAWL